CTGCTCGGTCGCCACGCAGGTTCCACGGCCGGGACCAGTCGTCGATGTGAACGTCCGGCACGAGTGTCCCGTCGTTGCGTGGGTCGCTCCATGGCCAGCAGTAGCCAGCCGCCATGCGCGCGGTGTAACCCCCTTCGTGCTTCTGGGCGAGCACATGCTCAAGCTCGTGGGGCGAGTCCACGACCTCGACGGTGAAGCCATCGTCCCCGCGCCACGGGAGGGGCCCACCCGGGGCCAGCCCGAGGAGGTGCAGCACCCAGTCGACGTACACCTGTGAACCGCCACACCGGAACTGGTCGTCGAGCCGGATCTCTTCCACCTCGATGCCTAGGACTGCGGCGTAGCGCTCGATGTCCTGCACGGTGCCCAGCTCACCCGGCCGCACGACTTGGTGTTGATCGAGGAGGAAGACGGGCACCCGTGCGGCAGAGAGGAGCTCGTGGATCTGTGGTTGTGCGCGCTCCCGCTCGGCCTTACGGGTGTACCGGTTGACCGAGGTCTCCCGGATGCGGTGCGCCTCGTCGAGGATCAGGCAGTCCAAGTCGTTTGGCTCGGCCGTCATGAACGAGTTGAAGTACTTGAAGAGCTGCCGCACCCGTGGTGCTCGCGCGGCTGCGACCTTGCGCAGCGTCTGGGTGAACGACCGCGAGCCCGTGGCGTGCACGACGGTGCGACCCTGTCTCGACAGTTCGCCCATGAGGGAGAGGGCGATGACGGACTTGCCGCTGCCCGGGCCACCACTGACGACGATGGCTCGCTTGGTGTTCGCGCGCCGGGCCCGTTCGACGGCGTGCAGCACGTGCTCGTAGGCGTCTCGTTGCTCGTCGAGGAGGACGAACATCTCACGGCGCTGGACCTCGTCCGCGGCGACGGTCAGGAGCTGCTTGCTGGGGGCGATCCGCGACGCGAGCAGAGCATCGGCGGCATCGGCGCCCGGTTTGCCGGGAGCCAGGTGCTGGGCGAGGAAGTCACCGAAAGCCGCCCGCCGCTGTCCCGTGAACACGCGAGAACGCGCCGTGGCCGGACGGGCGAAGAGGTCCTCGACCCCACGGTCGGTCGCGTTGTGCAGGTAGGCGGCGCCCACCAAACTGTGTTCGGTCTCCGCGAGGTGACTGGTGAAGTCGGCGATGTAGTCGACGTACCCCTCGACCTGCACGGCCGGGTGGGTGACGCCGCGCCCGCCGTACTGCTCAACGGCGACGAGGGTGTCGGAGTCCTCGAATGCTTCGGCGTGCGACCACTGCTTGAGCTCGACGACGACGTACGAAGGGAGCCCTGTGCGTGGGTGCACGCCAGCGAGGACCACGTCGGCTCGCTTGGACGTCAGCGGGAGCTGGTACTCCACCAGCATCTCCACCTCGTGCAGTCCCACGTCGATCAGGTCGGCACGAAGGGCGGGCAGGCTCCGCTCCCACGCGCGGCGCTCACCGGGCGAAGGGGAATGGCCGGTCTGGATGGACATCTGTTCAGCAAGGCGCTCGGCCAAGTGGTGCTCGAGCGCCGAGAATCCTCGGACGGATGAGCGGAGCAGTGGCACGGACAGATCCCCAGACAGCACGAAACTCGTGCGGGTGGGGGCATGTCCGCGATGGAAGCCCGTCGGGCCGCTATGTCAGTGGCGAGTATGCCTCAAACCGCTTCGCCTCACTCGCTTGGATCCCAACTCTTCGGTGCAGGCCCGAAGGAGCGATTCGTGGATTGGATGATTCCTTCAGCCACAGCAGCACTAGCAGTGCCGCCGATGAGGGCACCCCGACGCTGAACAGTGGCACCCGCCGCGAACGATGATGTCTTGCTTGGTTCCGTATTCGGTGACGGGATTGTGTCCCAGGACCTTGTTGATGGCGCGGATCTGAGACATCGGCACCCTCGAGACGAGATGCTTGGCCCATGTTGGCTCGTGTGCTCGACCATCTTGCCGACTGTTCTCGTCGCGGACTCGCCCAAGGCATTGGCGTGGCGGAGTCCTCTCCCGGGACCTATGACCATGCGTCGGTGGACCCCGGGGCCGACCGGGTGACCTCCTGAGGGGCTGCGCTCCGGTGGGCAGAGTGACTGACAGAGCTACCGCGGTCTCGACGCGGTCGACCGGGACCCCGGGTGGGTGTCCTGGCGGTGGTCGCCCTGCCGCACCTGTACCAGTCGGGTGAGTGCGGAGGCCGCGGCGAGGGCGGCGAGCACGAGCATCGGTGCCGCCGCGCCGATGCTGTCCTGGTACGTGTTGAGGACGAAGGGCAGGGCGAAGCCCGTGTACGTGACGACGTAGAAGATGCCGATGACCAGCCCCCGGGTGGAGCGCGGTGCGAGCCGGTCGACGTCGCGCAGGCCCTGCCCGAGGCACAGGCCGTACGCGGCCCCGAAGACGATCGAGCACAGCACGAAGGTCGCAATGCTCATCCGGCTGCCCGCCACGCCGGAGATGAGGAAGGCGGTGGCCGCCAGCCCCGCTCCGACGACCCCGAGCGGTCGCCATCCGGCGATCCGGCGCGTGCCGAGCTGGACGACGATGCCGGTGCCCAGAGCCAGCACGGCCGCCACCGCCGGCAGCATCGGCCCCCCGTACTGGCCACCGATCCGCTCGGTCAGCACGATCATGGCGACGGTGACGCAGGAGAAGACCCACAGCGTCATCGGCAGTGCGGCCGCAAGGGCAGGACCCAGGCGCCGGTCCTCGACGAAGGGGGCGGAGCTGCCGTCGCGAGGCGGGCGAGGCGTCCTGTGGGGCGCCACGACACTGGCGTAGTCCGGGCGCAGGCAGAGCAGCGCCGAGACTCCGGTCAGGAGCACCGGGACGGCGAAAGCCACGACCAGTCCGGTCTCCCCGGGGGTGAACTGCGCGATCAGGCCGGAGGCCAGCGGGCCGGCCGCGAACCCGGTGGTGAGCACGACCCCTGCGCGTGCGGCCCCCTTCGCCGCGTCGTGGTCGCCCGCCCACGCGGTCCCCGCACTCGCCACCAGGCCGACACCCACGCCGACGACGAGCCTGCCGAGCATCACCCCGGCCAACGTCGGCCAGATCAGCATCACCAGGTTGCCGCCGCCGCACAGGACCAGCCCGGTCAGCACGACCGGCCGTCGCCCCCGGCGGTCCGACAGGCCGCCGCCGAGCAGCAGACCCGGCAGCAGACCGAGGGCGTAGAGGCCGAATGCGGCATCCAGACCCGGCTTGGCGATGTGCTCGACCTCCGCGAGCACGGGCAGGAGGGCGGCGAAGTGGTTCGTCGACCATCCCGCGGCCAGCAGGGCCGCGAGCGTGACCCAGATCGCGCGACGGCGACCGGATGACGGCATGGCGACAGGGCGCGTCGGCGCGAAGGTGCGCTGACCCATCAACCCTCCCGGACGGGTGCGATCGCCCGTGGACTGACGAGCCACGGCACGGTACCTGAAATGTATATCTCCGAGGCTCGGCGCGGCAGGAAGAACAGGTCACGGTGGTGGACTGTGGCCGCGAGTTGACCTCCCTCGACCTGTTCCTTGCGCAAACCGAGATAGTCGCTGCCCTCGGACTGGAGAGTCGAATCCTGCTCACAGGCAGCACCGACCCACCCGGTAAGCCACGACTCGAGTAGGACGGTGTCTCTCGAGTCCACCTGCCACGGGCTCGGCGCGAGCTGGACGGTGTACCCCGCGTGCAGGAACTCCGCTGCGGCCACGTCCACGGCACCGGGCCCGAGGAGTTGGCCGTGGCCGGTCTCGCGCATCTGGTGGTCGTTGAACGCCGCGGTGATCCGGCCGTCGAGAGGGTGCGCGGGCGCCAGCTTCACCTGACCGACGACACTGAGGGTGATCAACGCCGGACAACCGGCCCCAGCGATGCTCGCCACCATCCGTTCGATCTCCTCGCGCGTCATCATGTCGAGGAGCGCTGACGCCGTGACGAGTGAGGCGCCCGTGAGGTCGCTCGGTGGCAACCGGGTGATCTCGCGTAGGCGCCATTCGGTGGTGATCGCCTGGCCGTCACGCGACAGCGGTGGGGGAGCAGCGGTGGCGCGGGTGAGGAGGTCCTCGTCCCGTTCATAGCCCACCCAGTGCTGCGGGCCGGATAGTTGCGGGGCGAGCCAGCGGGACATCGAGCCCGTGCCGCAACCGAAGTCATGGATGACCAGGCCATCCGTCGGCAGGTGCGGACGAAGGGCGTTGACCAGCTGGACGGATCGGGCCGCTGCATCCGCCGGCTCGCGCAGGGCGAGCCAGTCGGCGTCGGCGCGGGCCACCTCCTCGGTCATGGGGACATCCTGACGCTTCCTAGCGGTGGTATCGAGGGCGGACCACGGGCGGCCGTGCGCCCCAGGCACCGAGGCTCATCTCTAGACTCACGCAGATGACACTGCGGGCAGCTTCGGCACTGCTGCTCCCGCAGATCGTGCTGCTGGGCGGGATCGGGCTCGCCACCGGGTGGGGCGTCGTCGGATGGGTCGTGGCCATCGCCGCCACCGCCATCCTGGACACATTCGTCGCCCGCGGGCTGCGCCACCACCACGATGTCCTCGGACCGGCCGACCTCGTGACGATCACCCGGGCCACGCTCACCTGCGCCGTCACCGCGCTCGTCGCCGCATCGCTACTCGCCGGGGACCTCCTCGACACCTCGCCGTGGACGACCACCATCACCGTCCTCGCCGTCCTCTCGCTGACCCTCGACCTCGTCGACGGGTGGGTGGCGCGATGGACCGCGACCGCGTCCCCCTTCGGTGCCCGTGCCGACGGTGAGGCCGACGCCGCCCTCATGCTCGCCCTGAGCATCTGGATTACCCCCAGCCACGGCTGGTGGGTGCTGCTGATCGGACTGGCCCGCTACGCCTTCGCTGCCGCCGGGTGGGTGCTGCCGTGGCTGAGGGCGCAGCTGCCACCGCGCTACTGGCGCAAGGTCGTCACGGCCGTCACCAGCACGATCCTTGTCGTCGCCACGGCGGGAATCGCGCCCCGACCGGTCGTCATCACCGCGCTCCTGGTCGGTCTGGCCCTGATCACCGAGTCCTTCGGCCGCGACATCTGGTGGCTGTGGCACCACCGCCACGCCACAGAAGACCCACTCCGGAGCGCGCGGCGCGACGCCTACGGGCAGCACGATTTCGTCGACCAGCAGGGATTCATGACCGCCGACGAGATCCGGCGGCTCGCCGCCGCAGCCGGCATCGGGCCGGACACGCGGGTGCTCGACCTGTGCTGCGGGCACGGTGGACCCGGCCGCCTCATCACCCGCGAGCTCGGCGGCACCCTGCTCGGCGTGGACGCCGACGCCTCGGCCATCGCGGCCGCCCGCTCCCGGACCGGCCACCTGCCCTGCAGCTACGAGACGGGACGCATCCCACCCGTCCCGGACGGCCCCTTCGAGGTGGTCCTCCTGCTGGAGACGATGCTCGCCTTCCGCGACAAGGAAACCCTGCTGGCCGGGATCCACGCGGCGCTCGCACCCGGCGGTCGCCTGGCCTGCACCGTCGAGGTGGGCGCGCCCCTGACCGAGGCCGAGCGCGCCGCCATGCCCGCCGCCGATACCGTCTGGCCGATCCCGTTGTCCCGGCTGCACGAGGTGCTCGAGCAGGCCGGGTTCGAGGTCACCTGGCAGCAGGACCGCACCGCCGCCCACCGCGGGGTCGTCGACTCGCTGCTGACCGAGTTCACCCGGCACGAGGGCGCGATCGCCGGACAGATCGGGCGCGGCCAGGTGGACGACCTGCTGACCTCGCACCGCCTGTGGAGCGACTGGCTGGGCACGGGGCGCATCCGCAAGGTCGCGCTCGTCGCAATCGCTCAGCCGGTGCAGCGCTCGGACAGGGCGTAGCGCAGCAGCACCACGTCGCCGATGGCGCGCGTCTCGACCAGACGCGCGGGGGAGTCGGC
The DNA window shown above is from Janibacter sp. A1S7 and carries:
- a CDS encoding class I SAM-dependent methyltransferase, producing the protein MTEEVARADADWLALREPADAAARSVQLVNALRPHLPTDGLVIHDFGCGTGSMSRWLAPQLSGPQHWVGYERDEDLLTRATAAPPPLSRDGQAITTEWRLREITRLPPSDLTGASLVTASALLDMMTREEIERMVASIAGAGCPALITLSVVGQVKLAPAHPLDGRITAAFNDHQMRETGHGQLLGPGAVDVAAAEFLHAGYTVQLAPSPWQVDSRDTVLLESWLTGWVGAACEQDSTLQSEGSDYLGLRKEQVEGGQLAATVHHRDLFFLPRRASEIYISGTVPWLVSPRAIAPVREG
- a CDS encoding MFS transporter, coding for MGQRTFAPTRPVAMPSSGRRRAIWVTLAALLAAGWSTNHFAALLPVLAEVEHIAKPGLDAAFGLYALGLLPGLLLGGGLSDRRGRRPVVLTGLVLCGGGNLVMLIWPTLAGVMLGRLVVGVGVGLVASAGTAWAGDHDAAKGAARAGVVLTTGFAAGPLASGLIAQFTPGETGLVVAFAVPVLLTGVSALLCLRPDYASVVAPHRTPRPPRDGSSAPFVEDRRLGPALAAALPMTLWVFSCVTVAMIVLTERIGGQYGGPMLPAVAAVLALGTGIVVQLGTRRIAGWRPLGVVGAGLAATAFLISGVAGSRMSIATFVLCSIVFGAAYGLCLGQGLRDVDRLAPRSTRGLVIGIFYVVTYTGFALPFVLNTYQDSIGAAAPMLVLAALAAASALTRLVQVRQGDHRQDTHPGSRSTASRPR
- a CDS encoding CDP-alcohol phosphatidyltransferase family protein, coding for MTLRAASALLLPQIVLLGGIGLATGWGVVGWVVAIAATAILDTFVARGLRHHHDVLGPADLVTITRATLTCAVTALVAASLLAGDLLDTSPWTTTITVLAVLSLTLDLVDGWVARWTATASPFGARADGEADAALMLALSIWITPSHGWWVLLIGLARYAFAAAGWVLPWLRAQLPPRYWRKVVTAVTSTILVVATAGIAPRPVVITALLVGLALITESFGRDIWWLWHHRHATEDPLRSARRDAYGQHDFVDQQGFMTADEIRRLAAAAGIGPDTRVLDLCCGHGGPGRLITRELGGTLLGVDADASAIAAARSRTGHLPCSYETGRIPPVPDGPFEVVLLLETMLAFRDKETLLAGIHAALAPGGRLACTVEVGAPLTEAERAAMPAADTVWPIPLSRLHEVLEQAGFEVTWQQDRTAAHRGVVDSLLTEFTRHEGAIAGQIGRGQVDDLLTSHRLWSDWLGTGRIRKVALVAIAQPVQRSDRA
- a CDS encoding DUF2075 domain-containing protein, giving the protein MSIQTGHSPSPGERRAWERSLPALRADLIDVGLHEVEMLVEYQLPLTSKRADVVLAGVHPRTGLPSYVVVELKQWSHAEAFEDSDTLVAVEQYGGRGVTHPAVQVEGYVDYIADFTSHLAETEHSLVGAAYLHNATDRGVEDLFARPATARSRVFTGQRRAAFGDFLAQHLAPGKPGADAADALLASRIAPSKQLLTVAADEVQRREMFVLLDEQRDAYEHVLHAVERARRANTKRAIVVSGGPGSGKSVIALSLMGELSRQGRTVVHATGSRSFTQTLRKVAAARAPRVRQLFKYFNSFMTAEPNDLDCLILDEAHRIRETSVNRYTRKAERERAQPQIHELLSAARVPVFLLDQHQVVRPGELGTVQDIERYAAVLGIEVEEIRLDDQFRCGGSQVYVDWVLHLLGLAPGGPLPWRGDDGFTVEVVDSPHELEHVLAQKHEGGYTARMAAGYCWPWSDPRNDGTLVPDVHIDDWSRPWNLRGDRAVGGAPPSPLWASDPAGFGQVGCIYTAQGFEYDHAGVIIGPDLVWRDDRWVSVREANRDPDFKNREKVPDADFDRLVRNVYKVLLTRGMRSVHIYSTDPQTRDFLRSLVRS